In the Streptomyces sp. NBC_00525 genome, one interval contains:
- a CDS encoding sacsin N-terminal ATP-binding-like domain-containing protein → MTDGQGRARRSTGAGGSARRKQVVATAVMEAEGCLADLKRGRRAALEIKEITERMLSPEYKGRVLVELLQNAHDAHPARDGVGRVEIVLDEDEGEHGVLYVANGGRPLGYKNFEALCSIGLSSKRPDEGIGHKGVGFKSVLQLSAAPELYSVVRATSKTFDGFCFRFARNEDFDWLADQVSLGDPEAAGQLRANLSSLKVPVPVDDVPAAVVPFRRRGLVTVVRLPLRNADAKREAVRQLDELTDDGAPFELFLERLGRVSVTHRVGGRGRPRVYTRKVEPLFTSRGLKIQQITLRRRTRLITVMAAVDRERAHEAIAAGVESGPLTDDWQSLGDSAVVSVAVPVGEPLERGRLYTFLPMGSQATCPVRGFLNAPFHTDVSRRTMAEATQWNDLLLDTVAAACAQAALLVDEGRVTMSAGALVDLMCWEHDQMRRLELAFKALDLDFNDVPFMPVLHPAGARTSYRHGYLWHGPDRARVFTPQAVAAAGAQQVIDPRLHPLRAERLVALGEARGLGLLPQSSVLAGWAESVASDLSEKEFDAGRWADYYHDLSVCFARDGKELRGRKIILTVGGKRASAGDPGLFFRRAEGPSASLPALPPGLVKSISFVHSEIAWTGRRTSRRSWGRTWLEEQGLVRDYSPQALLEVLGDAMRKVREDDEALCEHLLFACDLWASSPDRHGKRPVIKGLLVPGRKGWVPATEAMFGEGWSGGHGGIDGTLARFLDRTEAVSRDLVATADRVVRPARDICVGTRTDAQTLRRFLEQQGVRHGLLPTYVPVFHGVKGQYLNYPSAFPGLWAVNLSPDEQAQWQSTAQRWPKRRGDLFHTVEYRPTRRKVAMLPGQREYVAFDAESRRLYAELIVYGLDNWAAEALEFRFAGGSDLKGTPWPTPLAAFLSRAHWIPQTGDDEDAPAFTTADQAWWWAAAEAPPAFLTVASAALRRRQSDRVLKRLGVLGVRRWDDPGTATDRLRHLPSLLRRMPRLRQGNLGHLLRRAYEQAWAELLPPDGFGSGWRSGTLSELLVSRAGTLDVLAAESEPEPVYVADLRGTQQRRLLDQTSLPVLPVDDRALGQRVHEHLETQCPFMIRPTSEAELDVRVDQLPIADAPQVPLFALAGPWLETLMVALVEFDEERSSRATVPAARRVRQRLRSCGVVVARTAVTHIAGHALDASDDDRSLLHDDPDEPRLVVVCARQHSDWHVLEVAATALSTLIGAPYLSTAVQLAFIALNRLNRTVTDVTEANIASVLAIPQQRLQAVLADRASIRSGSARLVPLLACVDLVLAEELQRGQETLHDRGELHDWLIARLDIDRADHLLGLVEENDWQRMLSELGVGLAEANRSWETLGLPTIDNADIHQRQFQAWLQQNRARMADRVRDAYVATHKAGTPLTEYVRLRSLPGLEPDPRWGVAYWDVSVDLLDAHAEEWTVTHLPPPPAWQHHPRPVAEIHEDCVDTIHARLPRLRVRMEAWLNRQGREAPSLPSATEVAAAMDAEGLLDFEPIGTRTLIAWLQSHGHWPAGMPATDRASDLGLHDPAPLPPSPPVGNAPLPALPSGPSILLNGRALPIGPDHLHDLARQVAADLTPGQLSASPQPGTPSAPALPGQRTTSAVAGRGGGYRAAPRDPQRDRAVGLAGEVAVAAWLERQYGVPREESWKSGLRRHVLADGAGDDSLGYDFLIHDGDRTLLFEVKASTGDRGEFELGESEVERASHLRTDETYTIVYVTHVLDSTHRRITPLPNPFSAPGLAGYRLVGTAMRLRFALPPGRPEPSP, encoded by the coding sequence AAGCGCGGACGGCGTGCCGCCCTCGAGATCAAAGAGATCACCGAACGGATGCTCTCCCCCGAGTACAAGGGGCGCGTGCTTGTGGAATTGCTCCAGAACGCACATGACGCGCACCCCGCCCGGGACGGCGTCGGCCGTGTCGAGATCGTGCTTGACGAGGACGAGGGCGAACACGGCGTCCTGTACGTGGCAAATGGTGGCCGGCCCCTTGGGTACAAGAACTTCGAGGCGCTCTGCAGCATCGGTCTGTCGAGCAAGCGTCCAGACGAGGGCATCGGCCACAAGGGCGTCGGCTTCAAGAGCGTCCTGCAACTCAGCGCGGCCCCGGAGCTGTACAGCGTTGTGCGAGCCACGTCCAAAACCTTCGACGGGTTCTGCTTCCGCTTCGCCCGCAACGAGGACTTCGACTGGCTGGCGGACCAGGTCTCGCTCGGCGACCCGGAGGCAGCCGGCCAACTGCGGGCGAACCTGTCGTCGTTGAAGGTCCCGGTGCCGGTGGACGACGTCCCGGCCGCGGTGGTGCCCTTCCGCCGACGCGGGCTGGTGACTGTGGTCAGGCTCCCGCTGCGGAACGCCGACGCGAAGCGGGAAGCGGTACGCCAGCTGGACGAACTGACCGACGACGGGGCGCCGTTCGAACTGTTCCTGGAGCGTCTGGGCAGGGTTTCCGTGACGCATCGCGTGGGCGGCCGGGGGCGTCCACGCGTCTACACGCGCAAGGTGGAGCCGCTCTTCACCTCGCGCGGCCTGAAGATCCAGCAGATCACATTGCGCCGTCGCACCCGCCTGATCACGGTGATGGCCGCGGTGGACCGTGAGCGCGCGCATGAGGCGATCGCTGCCGGCGTCGAATCAGGACCGCTGACGGATGACTGGCAGTCCCTGGGCGACTCGGCCGTGGTCAGTGTGGCGGTACCCGTGGGCGAGCCGCTGGAGCGCGGCAGGCTGTACACGTTCCTGCCCATGGGCTCACAGGCGACCTGTCCGGTCCGCGGATTCCTCAATGCTCCGTTCCACACGGACGTGAGCCGGCGCACCATGGCGGAGGCCACACAGTGGAACGACCTGCTGCTCGACACCGTGGCGGCCGCCTGCGCGCAGGCGGCCCTGCTGGTCGACGAGGGACGCGTCACGATGTCCGCGGGTGCCCTGGTCGACCTGATGTGCTGGGAGCACGATCAGATGCGGCGCCTGGAGCTGGCCTTCAAGGCACTGGACCTTGATTTCAACGACGTGCCGTTCATGCCGGTACTGCACCCTGCGGGTGCCCGAACCTCGTACAGGCACGGCTATTTGTGGCACGGCCCCGATCGGGCCCGCGTGTTCACACCGCAGGCCGTTGCTGCAGCCGGGGCTCAGCAGGTGATCGACCCGCGGCTCCATCCTCTGCGCGCCGAGCGGCTGGTTGCCCTGGGTGAGGCCCGTGGCCTGGGCCTCCTCCCACAGTCCTCTGTGCTCGCCGGCTGGGCGGAGAGCGTCGCCTCGGACCTCTCCGAGAAGGAGTTCGACGCGGGCAGGTGGGCGGACTACTACCACGACCTCTCGGTCTGCTTCGCCCGCGATGGCAAGGAACTGAGAGGGAGGAAGATCATCCTCACGGTCGGCGGGAAGCGGGCTTCGGCCGGCGATCCCGGTTTGTTCTTCCGCCGTGCGGAAGGCCCGTCGGCCTCACTGCCGGCCCTGCCGCCCGGCCTCGTGAAGAGCATCTCCTTCGTCCATAGTGAGATCGCCTGGACGGGAAGGCGAACCAGTCGGCGCTCATGGGGCCGTACCTGGCTGGAAGAACAGGGGCTGGTGCGCGACTACAGTCCGCAAGCCCTCCTGGAGGTGCTGGGCGATGCCATGCGGAAGGTCCGTGAGGACGACGAGGCCCTGTGCGAGCACCTCCTGTTCGCGTGCGACCTGTGGGCGTCGTCCCCGGACCGGCACGGCAAGCGGCCCGTGATCAAGGGCCTGTTGGTGCCGGGGCGCAAAGGCTGGGTGCCCGCAACGGAGGCCATGTTCGGAGAGGGCTGGTCGGGCGGGCACGGCGGGATTGACGGGACACTGGCCCGCTTCCTCGACCGCACCGAAGCTGTCTCCCGTGACCTGGTCGCCACCGCCGACCGGGTTGTCCGCCCCGCCCGGGACATCTGTGTCGGCACCCGCACCGACGCACAGACCCTGCGCCGCTTTCTCGAACAGCAGGGCGTTCGCCACGGCCTGCTACCGACCTACGTGCCAGTGTTCCATGGGGTGAAGGGTCAGTATCTCAACTATCCCTCCGCCTTTCCCGGGCTGTGGGCCGTGAACCTGAGCCCGGACGAGCAAGCCCAATGGCAGTCGACGGCCCAGCGCTGGCCCAAGCGCCGCGGCGATCTCTTCCACACCGTTGAGTACCGCCCGACCCGCAGGAAGGTGGCCATGCTCCCCGGCCAGCGGGAGTACGTCGCGTTCGACGCGGAGAGCCGCCGACTCTACGCCGAACTGATCGTCTACGGCCTGGACAACTGGGCCGCCGAGGCACTCGAGTTCCGCTTCGCGGGCGGTTCGGACCTGAAGGGCACCCCGTGGCCCACCCCACTGGCGGCCTTCCTGAGCCGAGCGCACTGGATTCCCCAGACGGGCGACGATGAAGACGCCCCCGCGTTCACCACGGCCGACCAGGCGTGGTGGTGGGCCGCAGCGGAGGCGCCGCCCGCGTTCCTCACCGTCGCCTCCGCCGCGCTGCGCAGACGGCAGTCGGACCGGGTGCTCAAACGCCTGGGAGTGCTCGGCGTGCGCCGATGGGACGATCCCGGGACCGCCACGGACCGGCTCCGCCACCTGCCCTCCCTGCTCCGCCGTATGCCCCGGCTACGGCAGGGAAACCTCGGACATCTGCTGCGGCGGGCCTACGAACAGGCCTGGGCGGAACTCCTTCCTCCGGACGGGTTCGGCAGCGGGTGGCGATCCGGGACCCTCTCCGAACTCCTTGTGAGCCGAGCCGGGACACTGGACGTCCTGGCAGCCGAGTCCGAGCCGGAGCCGGTCTACGTGGCCGACCTCCGCGGCACCCAGCAGCGGAGGCTGCTCGACCAGACATCCCTGCCCGTCCTGCCGGTCGACGACAGGGCTCTGGGCCAGCGCGTCCACGAACACCTGGAGACGCAGTGCCCTTTCATGATCCGGCCGACGAGCGAGGCGGAACTGGACGTCCGAGTCGACCAGCTGCCGATCGCCGACGCACCCCAAGTACCGCTTTTCGCTCTGGCCGGGCCCTGGCTGGAGACCCTCATGGTCGCGCTGGTCGAGTTCGACGAGGAGCGGTCCTCCCGAGCCACGGTCCCGGCCGCGCGCCGCGTCAGGCAACGGCTTCGGTCCTGTGGCGTCGTCGTGGCGCGGACCGCGGTCACCCATATCGCCGGGCACGCCCTCGACGCCTCCGACGATGACCGCTCTCTCCTGCACGACGATCCGGACGAACCCCGCCTCGTCGTGGTGTGCGCGCGGCAGCACTCCGACTGGCATGTGCTGGAGGTCGCCGCGACCGCCCTGAGTACCCTGATCGGCGCCCCGTACCTCAGCACGGCGGTACAGCTGGCGTTCATCGCACTGAACCGGCTGAACCGAACCGTCACGGACGTCACCGAGGCGAACATCGCCTCCGTGCTCGCCATCCCGCAACAACGCCTGCAGGCGGTGCTTGCCGACCGCGCCTCGATCCGCTCCGGCAGCGCCCGACTCGTCCCCCTGCTAGCCTGCGTCGACCTCGTCCTCGCCGAGGAACTGCAGCGCGGACAGGAGACCCTGCACGATCGCGGCGAACTTCACGACTGGCTGATCGCCCGGCTCGATATCGACCGCGCTGACCACTTGCTGGGGCTCGTGGAGGAGAACGACTGGCAGCGGATGCTGTCCGAACTGGGAGTAGGCCTGGCCGAGGCCAACCGCTCTTGGGAAACACTGGGTCTGCCGACCATTGACAACGCGGACATCCACCAACGGCAGTTCCAGGCCTGGTTGCAGCAGAACCGGGCCCGCATGGCCGACCGCGTCCGTGACGCCTACGTGGCCACGCACAAGGCGGGTACCCCCCTCACGGAGTACGTCCGGCTGCGCTCGCTCCCCGGTCTGGAGCCGGACCCCCGGTGGGGAGTTGCATACTGGGACGTCTCTGTTGACCTGCTCGACGCCCACGCCGAGGAATGGACGGTCACGCACCTGCCCCCGCCACCGGCCTGGCAGCACCACCCGCGACCGGTGGCAGAGATCCACGAGGACTGCGTTGACACCATCCACGCGCGCCTTCCCCGTCTGCGTGTCCGCATGGAAGCCTGGTTGAACCGACAGGGCCGCGAAGCCCCCTCTCTGCCGTCGGCCACCGAGGTCGCGGCGGCGATGGACGCCGAAGGCCTGCTCGACTTCGAGCCGATCGGCACCCGTACGCTCATCGCCTGGCTCCAGAGCCACGGTCACTGGCCCGCGGGCATGCCCGCCACGGACCGCGCGTCGGACCTCGGCCTGCACGACCCCGCGCCCCTGCCGCCGAGCCCTCCCGTCGGTAACGCCCCGCTTCCCGCCCTGCCGTCGGGCCCGTCCATTCTCCTGAACGGCCGTGCCCTCCCAATCGGCCCCGACCATCTGCACGACCTCGCCCGGCAAGTCGCCGCCGACCTTACTCCCGGCCAGCTCTCCGCCTCCCCACAGCCCGGGACGCCGTCGGCGCCCGCCCTCCCCGGGCAGCGGACCACCTCCGCGGTCGCCGGTCGCGGCGGGGGATACCGGGCCGCCCCCCGGGACCCTCAGAGGGACAGAGCTGTCGGACTCGCCGGGGAGGTGGCCGTGGCCGCCTGGCTGGAGCGGCAATACGGCGTCCCTCGCGAAGAATCCTGGAAGTCCGGGCTACGCCGGCATGTCCTCGCCGACGGCGCGGGCGACGACAGCCTCGGCTACGACTTCCTGATCCACGACGGCGATCGCACCCTCCTGTTCGAAGTGAAGGCCTCCACCGGGGACCGGGGCGAGTTCGAACTCGGCGAGTCCGAAGTCGAACGAGCCAGTCACCTCCGCACGGATGAGACCTACACCATTGTCTACGTCACCCACGTCCTTGACAGCACCCACCGACGCATAACGCCCCTCCCCAACCCGTTCAGCGCTCCCGGCCTCGCCGGATACCGCCTCGTCGGCACGGCCATGCGCCTGCGGTTCGCATTACCGCCGGGGCGACCGGAACCTTCCCCGTAG